The following DNA comes from Nicotiana sylvestris chromosome 10, ASM39365v2, whole genome shotgun sequence.
TAACAAAGAATAATACTGGTGATTTGTTCAACTGAGATGGCTTTTCATGTAAATAGTAGTAAAGAAAACAAAACTAATGATCAAATTTCTAGAATGCTCATCAAACCTCCCACCAGTCAAAGCATTTGGATTTGATATGATTTTTTCTAAGTAGATGATGCACGTGAAGCGAATGCCCTCTATGTTGCTCTTGAAAAATATCGTCAGGTGCGTGTTAGATCCTccaaaaataatgtattttggaggatccgacatggGTGTGGCAACAGTCCGTGCAACATAGAATGCCCTATATGTTCTCTTTGTAGTAGTCTTACTATCTACCATTCTGATTACTTGTCTTCTTTTGTCCAAATTCCATGAAACTAATTGTTCTGTTGGTATCTGTTTTttttacaaaagaagaaaaatgggGAGTTTGGTCCCTGGCTTACTACTAATTTTCCTTGTTTTCCTCCCAGTTTTAGTCCTTATCTATGTAAATCTGTATTATTGCTACTAGGTGTACTATTTGGCTTTTATTGAGACAGGCTACAATCGTTGGTGTGTATAATTCGTTTCTTTAACAATTGGAATATGtattaaataaaatattttaacgtacaaaataaaaattgaaaataatcAGTACGAAATTTGCCGCAATGTTCTCTGTTAAATAcatatgaaaattatttttcaattatGTTACAAACTTTGGAAGTTTAACCATTCAAAAAAAGAGTTTCTTCACATGTATAATTAtatagtttcagaaataatctGAATATCACATATTTCTTATATAAAAGAAACATATATTTTAGTTAATTAAAGGTTAAAGTGCTTAGCCAAATATTACAAGGACTAAATCTGAAAATTATCAATAACTGAAGAGATTAGAGAAAGAGATTAGAATTatcaaaaaagagaaataaaacgTGGCATAAAGAAATTGGGCGGGAAAAAGCTGTTAGGAGAGGTAGGTAGTCATATAGTTTCATTATTTACGCTTAGGCCCCAGAAATTTAATTTCCTTATTCTTTTTTCTCACTTCCTATTATAGTTTGTTAACTTCCACATTTTTTCTTTGTTGATTAAAATACAGTTATTATGATATGTTCTTGTGAATATTATTGGATTCATGCCTTTCATTTAATAAATTCATGTTTACTAAAATCCTTTTGAATTTTACAAGTATGTAATGTTTGTTGTATGCCATTTTCGCTCTAAAATTTGGTCATAGTGACTGTCAATcgacttaattttttttttccaattcttCCTACTATTTGATTAGTAATTAAAGATGACacctcccggctcaaaccaaccaactagagatcgaTACCGCTTTGCATATAAGGTCTCATAAGaagctatctgaatactcgattgtagttgttgttataggcaaactctccaagcggtagaaactaatcccaagAACTTCTGAAATTTATAATACAAGCGTGTAGCGTATCTTCGAAAACCTGAATgatgcgctcggactgtccgtccgtctggggatggaatgttgtactcaactcaacctgtgtgcccaactcttgtTGTACTGCTTTCCAAAATTGCAATATGAACTTTCATGCCCAAATAAGAAATAATGGACAACGGCACACCGTGTAATTGGGCACAACCGCACAATTCAACCGACTAATGCTATGTTAATGCTTGTCCACTCCCAAAATAAGCTACTCTTTTAAATATTTAGGGGAGGTCGAGAGGAAAAGGGTAATAAAAAAGAGAATTTAAATTTCCAACGATATTCAAACACAACATCATATTAGATAGAGATGATCAAATTCTCAATATTAAATACTTCACTATTATATTATTGGATTCAATCTTCTAAAGAGATTTCAATATCAAATcctataaataaatataattaagTTCTAACTGCAATTAGTATTAAAATATCACGTTATCATAGATCATGATAATCTTTTAGCGGattaaataaaattttcaagataTTTGTATACAATCAATTCTGAATATGAAATATTAAATATTACATTATCCGAAATCATGATAATCTTTCATCGGattaaataaaattttcaagaaaattttatAAGTAACATATTAAATGTTCTATTCATGAATAAGACCAAATACTTAGTAAGGACTTGATAGCAAGTTAATTAGAAGGAAAAAGGAAGTAAAGAAGCATAACGGAGAATATTAGGGGTGAATCTATAATTTCTGAAAATTACAGGCAAAGAAAACGTGTCTGCTTATTTAAACAAAAAAATTTCCCCCAAATAACCATAACCGTATAACTTCCCAGTTGCAGACTTCAGTACTCTTCACGCTTTCACATACATTTCAACTGTTTTTCACTTCGTTTTTTATTTACCGGAGAAAATGAGCAGTTCTGCCGGAGGAGACGCCGGAGGAGACGCCGGAGGAGAGAATGTGTTTTCACAGGTGATTGAATTCGCTAAAGTAATCAATGATTTTCGCAATCACTATTTCCTCCCAAGTCGTCAGGAAAAAATTGCTGTCCTGAAAGAACAAGCTGATCGTGCTATCCAATTACTCGACGCTATTCCTAAAGGTAATTGAATTCTTAGAAAAATGCATTGAATTCCGAGTTTAAAAATGTTACTGTATTTATTCAGATGCATTGAATTTGGACTCTGAAGTTCTGTAATTGCTTTACACGATTAATCTCTTTtttttaatgtatttttttttggtttaaatcatgttttataaaaagaaaaagaaaaaaaaaagcaaacgtGAGAAGATCAACCGATATACTTGTACTTGAATTCTTCGGAGAACGCATTGAATGAGTTCGATAACGTAAAGTTGAAAAAGCATCGAAACGTAATTAAATATCTTAATTATCGACGTAATCTCTAGTGTTTTGAATGTAATTTGTGGTTTTAATAATGTTTTTTTATGTTGAGTAGAGAAGCGGCAATCGCAGGAGGATAACGCGATGTATTTGTACTTGAGAGGGAAGTTTCTGGATGTGTCTCCTGGTTATAATAAGGAAGCAGAGCAAAGTTTAACAGAAGCTGTGAGTAAATTTCAAAGGAAATTTCACATTTATATGTCTAATTAGTTATTCTTTTTATGATTCATTTTCATGACTGCTGATTTGTGTAACAGCTTCAGTTGAATAGTTATATGGTGGATGCATGGATATGCTTAGGAACTTGTGTTTGGAAACGAGGAGATCTTGATAAAGCTAAAAGTTGCTTTAAATTAGGCCTTGAACAGGTCATTTTATATGCTGCTTCTTGGATTTTAATTAGAGTTTTGTTGGTGATCAATTTAGTTCTTGAAAATTCTGATGGATATATTTGTATTTGTTGTTTTCAGGATCCGAAAAATTTGGAGCTATTACGTCAATTATCAGTACTCGAAAGACGACAGTGCACTGGTGAAATAGGTAAACTTTTGTACTTCCTTTGGAACTTCTagcattttgaattttgaacctTAATTATGTAGTCACATTTTCTTAGAGAGTGCCTGTAGTATTAATTGATTGTATTCAACTTTCCAGAGGTTGAAGATCCAGAAGAAATCATTGCTGAAAGTATTAAGCATGCCAAGGAAGCAATTGCTCTGGATATCCGGGATGGAATATCATGGTGTAAGACTGCATTTTGTAATTCTTGGATATACTTGCTATTGATACATTAAGTAGCAGTTCCTGAAAACGTATACCGCTTTAAGGAAGAATAATAAGTTTGTTGGTCATAAACTTGATAAAATTAAATAGTAAAGGGAAGGAGGATGAAGAACCAAAAAATGTCAGGGACTGAAAATTAACTGTCTATGATTAAACTGAGCTGCGCCACTCTACGATTTACTGTTTTAATTTGTTCTAATATGATCCTGAAAAATGTGCTTATCAACTATGTCGCGAAGTCTGAATGTCCACTAAGCATGTCTTTTTGCTCTTATTTATCACATTATACATGCTAAAGGAAAGAGGGATTTCTTTTTAATGTGATACACATGCTGGTATACTCACCTTATAATGGTGCGTGTAATTTTCTCCACTTACTTTGAAGGATATGGTAGCAAATTAAATCAATTTCTAATCCCAGGATTCTCAACATGTAACTTAGATATATACCTGAGACCACCTGTGCTTACTATGTAACTGAGACCACATGTAATCCCATAATTTAAACGTACCAGATAACTTCTGTAGAACACAAAACTGAAGGAACTGAAACTATGTAGGTGATCTGGAGCATATACTTATAAACTAGTAGACGCTCTTGAATATGTACATAAAAAGTTGCATGAATCTAGTACATGACGTGCAAATTGCATATCGTATTTCATTTGCAAGCTCAGTTATTTCAGTTTCCTGCTTTGACAAATTTACAATATTTTTGGTGGAGTTGGTTTCGTAACTGATAAGATTGAATATCCATTATCATGATTTAGTTACATCCAAACTCAGGTTTCTTGAATGATCATTCATTTTTTTTGCCAGATGCCCTAGGAAATGCATGTCTCACTGCCTATTTTCTGACTGGAGCTTGGGATCATGATATGCTTTATCAGTCATTAAAAGCATACAAGAATGCTGTGAGTATGCTTCTTGCCAGTTTATCTTTGCGTAAAGCTTCCCACAATAAGCCTACTTTGCTGTCTTCCTCTTATAATTTACCTCATGGACTTCAGAACTATCTTATATCCCCTTAAGGTTGTTTTGTCTGCATTTCTTACTCAGGCCCTCTAATTTTGTGTTCTATTTCAGGCGAAAGACCAAAAGATGATGCGCAGTGCTGAATTGTGTTTCAACTGTTCGATGGTAAGGCTATATACCAATTCTTATTTCCAATTGTTCTAGCACATAACTTTTATGTACCTGAATGTTTAAATAGTTCCTGGAAGCATGTAATAAAAGGCTTCCTGATTCACTGGAAACAAAGAGAGAACTAAATAGCAAAATATCTATCTGTGGAGCTTTTCATGTGCTTGAATTATACTTATATCTTGGCAACTTGAGCATGTTTATGCTTAGTCATGAAACTTCAAGAGTATATTCAAAAGAAAGCATctattttcttcaccgtgacatTTCATATCTGCTTATATATCCTTATTTTCATTTGCCTCCTCAAAATTTCAATACCATGTTTTTTGTGATTCTGTAACTTGGTTCAACAGACGTACAAGTTTCTGGAGAACTATTGGATGGCCCTATCTGGATTTGAAAGTGCTGGATTATTGGATCCTAGTATTAAAGCTATAGAGCAAGCGTCAAATCTGTGCGATGTTCTTGATGATGTAGACTCTTTGCTTAAGGTAAGATTATATAGTTGTGACTCTAATTCATGCATATTGCCTGTCACCCCTGTGGAACTCAAGCATGAGGTAACTCTGCTTCCATCATCAGAATTACATATTCCTGATGTGTTTCACATCCTAATACCACAGAAAATTCAGTACGATAGTATTTTGAGATGCTATCAAGTACTGCTCTGTATCTTCAAATTTTGGCTTTGAAATCCTTGATAAGTATAAAGGGCAGCTAGGAAAATCAAATGCAAGGGAAACAGGATTCTAGTAAGACAGTTAAAAAAGATTAAGAAAGGGACTCAAAAATGTTGAAGGTACTAATTCCAAGAATAGCTTTATGCATTCAGtatattaaatatcaataaaACACAGGAGGTTTTCTCAGATTACATGTCATTTTTATGCATATTACATGTCTTTTTATGCATGAGATTGTGAAGGTAGTTGGATAACTTGATCCTGTCTTTCAGAAACTGAATGATGCTAAGCAGCTTTCTTCTCCAACATCATCATCTCTGCCTACTGTTGATTCGCTAGCATCATCACTTGCTTCTGTTGAATGTAAGCTTTATATATGGGTCTTAGATATTTTTCCTTTCCAAAAAACAGCGTGATATTGGATTAAGCTTGTAATCCATAAAATGGGCAAAATACTTTCTTGTAGTGGATCCTTCTTATGAGAGAGCTACTGTCGATCGCCTAACTGAAGGTCTTAATGAAGGAAAAGCAATCACAGGAAAAGTTCTGTTTTCAGTTAAGAATCCGAGCAAAAGACCAATGTAAGTTACCTTACCTTAGAAGAGTTGATTCTGTCACTTCCCCCCTCCCAGAGCTGCCCCACAATCTGCAGCTACTATCTTGTCTCAACTTCTACTCTTCTTCTGCAGATACTATGTCGTCTGTGATTCTGACCGCACATGTTTTGTAATTACTGTTTACGGAATACGCGGCACTGCAGTAAGTAACACCTTTGGTCTAATCTCTGTTACTTAAACGAATGTGATCAGTTTTTAAGTACAGTTCTAAGCAACAGGCACAGTTCACATATTCTTTTCTT
Coding sequences within:
- the LOC104229401 gene encoding uncharacterized protein, coding for MSSSAGGDAGGDAGGENVFSQVIEFAKVINDFRNHYFLPSRQEKIAVLKEQADRAIQLLDAIPKEKRQSQEDNAMYLYLRGKFLDVSPGYNKEAEQSLTEALQLNSYMVDAWICLGTCVWKRGDLDKAKSCFKLGLEQDPKNLELLRQLSVLERRQCTGEIEVEDPEEIIAESIKHAKEAIALDIRDGISWYALGNACLTAYFLTGAWDHDMLYQSLKAYKNAAKDQKMMRSAELCFNCSMTYKFLENYWMALSGFESAGLLDPSIKAIEQASNLCDVLDDVDSLLKKLNDAKQLSSPTSSSLPTVDSLASSLASVELDPSYERATVDRLTEGLNEGKAITGKVLFSVKNPSKRPIYYVVCDSDRTCFVITVYGIRGTAIKEEDQITLLDPFYHSFDFEWKLKRYQFKSVRVDFLRQLRVNGAIVSPQHVIHRSMYADLMKG